From a single Collibacillus ludicampi genomic region:
- a CDS encoding PD-(D/E)XK nuclease family protein, which produces MEESIFEILGIGLREDSFTNLLSYTFETLPEFRINLIHFLLNAKGQHSIHWKSMTRKTVSQKNRRDIPDLILYSHDEKIIIVIENKILAHEGKDQTKNYSSKEFKNKIEELLEIEEATFHYYYLTIDGEKPKSKNFKKLTYSQIVSLIPTDLPDRKLSLLLEELREKVMEYNNWPAPKDNDIVLEYLNRTKGFITPERTFSCLIEQLDMNDLILKDIGITGNRGSAFIPFAKWHLPHWEGIRNDTKGGDGLTCYDIHLEMQWDTKKDQEHLSLQLHYQSLPYYTQKELKKCSEWFRETYLLGKGAFFRELEKQEFWMREEGWKLTNGFLRLASYRFDKDVTMGEFKRKITDLVRSMIPIIDQALCEATITYEIANTYKEQVFEGIWLVFLECQRQRNHLLLEQQDDQLIVVVGANDPSDLENEIIVHFAAKEAEKILKEKRVNMRFTYEKAGPILINGQNQLATREYYFRIENNKL; this is translated from the coding sequence ATGGAAGAATCCATTTTTGAAATTTTGGGAATTGGATTACGGGAAGATTCCTTTACGAATCTACTTAGTTATACTTTTGAAACCCTACCTGAATTTAGAATAAACTTAATTCATTTTCTCCTTAATGCGAAAGGGCAACATTCAATTCATTGGAAATCGATGACTCGTAAGACTGTCTCGCAAAAGAATCGAAGAGATATTCCTGATCTCATTCTTTATAGTCATGATGAAAAGATAATCATTGTTATTGAGAATAAGATTCTTGCACACGAAGGAAAAGACCAAACAAAAAATTATTCATCGAAGGAATTCAAAAATAAAATAGAGGAACTGTTAGAAATTGAGGAAGCAACATTCCATTACTACTATTTAACCATTGACGGAGAGAAGCCTAAGTCAAAGAATTTTAAAAAATTGACTTACTCACAAATCGTATCTTTGATACCTACGGATTTACCCGACAGAAAATTGTCTTTACTCCTAGAGGAATTAAGAGAAAAAGTAATGGAGTATAATAATTGGCCGGCTCCTAAAGATAATGACATTGTCTTGGAGTATCTGAATCGAACAAAAGGCTTTATCACTCCCGAACGAACATTTTCATGTCTCATTGAACAATTGGATATGAATGATTTAATTCTGAAGGATATTGGAATAACAGGGAACCGAGGAAGTGCATTCATCCCTTTCGCAAAGTGGCATTTGCCTCATTGGGAAGGTATTAGAAACGATACAAAGGGTGGAGATGGGCTCACCTGTTACGATATTCATTTGGAGATGCAATGGGATACCAAGAAGGATCAAGAACATCTTTCACTCCAACTCCACTATCAATCATTACCATACTACACACAGAAAGAATTAAAGAAGTGTTCAGAATGGTTCCGTGAAACGTATCTGTTAGGAAAGGGTGCTTTTTTTAGAGAATTAGAGAAACAAGAGTTTTGGATGAGGGAAGAGGGGTGGAAATTAACTAATGGTTTTCTACGACTGGCATCTTACCGCTTTGACAAAGATGTCACGATGGGGGAATTCAAACGTAAAATTACTGATTTAGTAAGATCTATGATCCCGATCATTGACCAAGCTTTGTGTGAAGCAACGATAACATATGAGATCGCAAATACCTATAAGGAGCAAGTTTTTGAGGGGATTTGGCTTGTGTTTTTGGAATGTCAGAGACAAAGAAATCATTTACTTTTGGAGCAGCAGGATGATCAACTAATCGTTGTCGTTGGAGCCAATGACCCATCCGATCTAGAGAACGAAATAATCGTGCATTTTGCAGCCAAGGAAGCAGAAAAAATCCTTAAAGAAAAAAGAGTAAATATGAGGTTTACATACGAGAAAGCAGGACCGATCCTAATCAATGGACAAAACCAACTAGCTACAAGAGAGTACTATTTTAGAATTGAAAACAACAAACTTTAA
- a CDS encoding LysE family translocator: MENVYLFVLMSILLIILPGPDTGLTTQNTITYGREGGFKTVLGISSGLIIHTLAAVFGLSTIIVKSALLFSVFKYVGAVYLIYLGVTSLRSLKKGNEVSSDGDVQTKYQNKSTFRQGFLTNLLNPKVAVFFLTFLPQFLSPGSKPFLQFLFMGMTYTVLTAIWLLLYVYLIDNICTWMKKPSTQRAIQGISGLVLVTFGIKLALEKRP; this comes from the coding sequence ATGGAAAATGTTTATCTCTTTGTCCTCATGTCAATTTTGCTTATTATTTTGCCTGGGCCTGATACTGGATTAACCACGCAAAACACCATTACTTACGGAAGAGAAGGTGGGTTTAAAACGGTTTTAGGTATTTCTTCAGGGCTTATTATCCATACCTTAGCAGCGGTTTTCGGGCTTTCGACTATTATTGTTAAATCCGCTTTGTTGTTTTCCGTTTTTAAATATGTTGGTGCAGTTTATCTTATTTATCTTGGTGTGACATCGTTGCGGTCTTTAAAGAAGGGAAATGAAGTTTCCTCAGATGGTGATGTGCAAACTAAATATCAAAACAAATCTACCTTTCGTCAAGGGTTTCTTACGAACCTTCTTAATCCTAAAGTAGCTGTCTTTTTCCTTACATTTCTTCCACAATTTTTGAGTCCAGGGAGCAAGCCCTTCTTGCAATTTCTTTTCATGGGAATGACTTATACAGTTCTAACAGCCATCTGGCTTTTACTGTATGTGTACTTAATTGATAATATTTGTACGTGGATGAAAAAACCATCTACGCAGCGTGCCATTCAAGGAATATCGGGATTGGTTCTTGTGACATTTGGAATTAAGCTTGCTCTTGAAAAAAGACCGTAG
- a CDS encoding WYL domain-containing protein, which translates to MLKDLERYLDTGALVDIIYMDRNEQFTKRTVKLKEISGEHVKAYCYQRHANRMFKIDKILAAIPARKNKPRF; encoded by the coding sequence ATGCTGAAGGACTTGGAGCGCTATCTTGATACCGGGGCTCTCGTTGACATCATCTACATGGATCGTAACGAGCAATTTACCAAACGGACTGTTAAACTGAAGGAGATCAGTGGGGAACACGTGAAGGCATACTGTTATCAGAGACATGCGAACCGGATGTTTAAGATCGACAAAATCCTTGCGGCCATTCCGGCAAGAAAAAATAAGCCCCGGTTCTGA
- a CDS encoding iron-containing alcohol dehydrogenase produces MNPFTFHNPTKLIFGEGQLEQLRTEIPPFGKKILLVYGGGSIKRNGIYDNVMRILQDIDATVYELPGVEPNPRLSTVHKGVDICKAEGIEFLLAVGGGSVIDCTKAITIGAKYEGDVWDIITRKVTPTDALPFGTVLTLAATGSEMNSGSVITNWETKEKYGWGSPLVYPKFSILDPVHTFTVPKDHTVYGIVDIMSHVFEQYFHHVPNTPLQDRMCESILKTVIETAPKLIEDFDHYEHRETILYCGTMALNGILDMGFDGDWGTHQIEHAVSAVYDIPHGGGLAILFPNWMKYCLEENVDRFKQLAIRVFDVNPERKSDHEIALEGIEKLRAFWNSLGAPSRLADYNIDDSQLEVLAEKALARGEVGRFKRLNKEDILEIYKMSL; encoded by the coding sequence ATGAATCCTTTTACTTTTCACAATCCAACAAAACTTATTTTTGGAGAAGGGCAACTTGAGCAGCTTCGCACAGAAATTCCTCCTTTTGGGAAGAAAATTTTACTTGTTTATGGTGGCGGAAGCATCAAACGCAATGGAATTTATGACAATGTCATGAGAATATTACAGGATATCGATGCAACTGTTTATGAATTGCCTGGTGTGGAGCCGAATCCCCGCTTATCCACCGTACATAAAGGAGTTGACATATGTAAAGCGGAAGGAATTGAGTTTTTGCTCGCTGTAGGTGGTGGTAGCGTTATTGACTGCACCAAGGCGATTACTATTGGTGCAAAGTATGAGGGCGATGTATGGGATATTATCACTCGAAAAGTAACGCCAACAGATGCATTGCCTTTTGGAACGGTTCTGACCTTAGCTGCAACCGGTTCCGAGATGAATTCAGGATCCGTGATTACCAATTGGGAAACAAAGGAGAAATATGGTTGGGGAAGTCCTCTGGTTTACCCCAAGTTTTCGATTCTCGATCCGGTTCATACGTTTACCGTACCTAAAGATCATACGGTTTATGGAATCGTTGATATCATGTCACACGTGTTTGAGCAGTATTTTCATCATGTCCCCAATACACCGCTGCAAGACCGGATGTGTGAATCGATTTTGAAAACGGTGATCGAAACCGCTCCGAAGCTTATAGAGGATTTTGATCATTATGAACATCGGGAAACCATATTGTACTGCGGTACCATGGCATTGAACGGAATACTCGACATGGGATTCGATGGCGACTGGGGGACTCATCAGATTGAACATGCGGTTTCCGCTGTTTATGACATCCCACATGGGGGAGGACTGGCTATCTTATTTCCGAACTGGATGAAATATTGTTTGGAGGAAAATGTTGATCGGTTTAAGCAGTTAGCGATTCGCGTCTTTGATGTGAACCCCGAAAGAAAATCGGATCATGAGATTGCATTAGAAGGGATCGAAAAGCTTCGTGCATTCTGGAACAGCCTCGGGGCTCCATCCCGCTTAGCTGATTATAACATTGATGATTCACAACTCGAAGTACTGGCTGAGAAAGCGTTGGCGAGAGGAGAAGTCGGAAGGTTTAAGCGATTGAACAAGGAAGACATCTTGGAGATTTATAAAATGTCATTATAA